The following coding sequences are from one bacterium window:
- the lpxI gene encoding UDP-2,3-diacylglucosamine diphosphatase LpxI (LpxI, functionally equivalent to LpxH, replaces it in LPS biosynthesis in a minority of bacteria.): MTGAEAPVGLIAGRGALPIALVEEAHRQGRRVVCVDFFEADQHLQQVADAYYAVSLGDFGGIIQAFRRNGVREVFLAGKVDKLPGLRNAQLDAYGELLVRRTRDHRDTSLVGAFLAFMRTSGFEVGHQERYLRHLVPEPGVLSWRAPSEAEAADIRAGFRYASNIAALDIGQAVAVRNGAVVAVEAAEGTDEMIRRAGTLAAGVVVVKVSRPQQDPRYDMPVMGPQTVHALAAAKGTALAVEAGRTFLLERDQVVAAAAESDIAIVAATAGTAIP, from the coding sequence GTGACGGGCGCCGAGGCCCCGGTTGGCCTGATCGCCGGTCGGGGCGCGCTCCCGATCGCCCTCGTGGAAGAGGCGCACCGGCAGGGTCGCCGCGTGGTGTGCGTGGACTTCTTTGAGGCCGATCAACACCTCCAACAAGTCGCCGACGCGTATTATGCCGTGTCGCTTGGGGACTTTGGCGGGATCATCCAGGCCTTCCGGCGCAACGGTGTGCGCGAGGTGTTCCTCGCGGGAAAGGTCGACAAGCTCCCCGGACTGCGCAATGCCCAACTCGACGCGTATGGGGAGTTGTTGGTCCGCCGCACTCGTGATCACCGGGACACGAGCCTCGTCGGCGCGTTCCTGGCGTTCATGCGCACCTCGGGGTTCGAGGTCGGCCATCAGGAGCGGTACTTACGCCACCTGGTCCCGGAGCCGGGGGTGCTAAGCTGGCGCGCTCCGTCCGAGGCGGAGGCGGCCGACATCCGGGCCGGGTTCCGGTACGCCTCGAACATCGCCGCGCTCGACATCGGCCAGGCGGTGGCCGTCCGCAACGGGGCGGTGGTCGCCGTCGAGGCCGCGGAAGGCACCGACGAGATGATCCGGCGCGCCGGGACCCTGGCCGCTGGCGTTGTGGTCGTCAAGGTGAGCCGTCCCCAACAGGATCCCCGGTATGACATGCCCGTCATGGGCCCACAAACGGTGCACGCCCTCGCCGCCGCAAAAGGGACGGCGCTTGCCGTCGAGGCCGGCCGTACCTTTCTCCTGGAACGGGATCAAGTCGTCGCCGCGGCCGCGGAGTCCGACATCGCCATCGTCGCCGCGACCGCAGGGACCGCGATCCCGTAG
- the lpxA gene encoding acyl-ACP--UDP-N-acetylglucosamine O-acyltransferase — MTQTNRRSAVEDAVSALVHPTASIDPGAELGGGVRVGPYAVIANHTHIGPGTWIGPHAVIEEWTTLGRECRVSPCAVLGGVPQDRHFQGERSYLRIGDRVTVREYVSVSRATGEDAETVIGDDTQMLAYAHVGHNSRIGKSVIITNATQISGHVLIEDRAVFGGLVGVAQFYRIGTMAMVSGCTAIRKDVPPYMLVEGDPLRIVTINRVGLTRGGVPPEIQLKLRRAHRLLVRSRLDVSHALERIEEELRDCDEVRHLVTFIRESQARGMGIGR, encoded by the coding sequence GGCAAGCATCGATCCCGGGGCCGAGCTGGGAGGCGGGGTGCGGGTCGGCCCCTACGCCGTGATCGCGAACCACACGCACATCGGACCCGGGACCTGGATCGGCCCGCACGCCGTCATCGAAGAATGGACGACGCTCGGGCGGGAGTGCCGGGTCTCTCCCTGCGCGGTGTTGGGGGGGGTACCGCAAGACCGGCATTTCCAGGGGGAGCGGAGCTACCTTCGGATCGGTGACCGGGTGACGGTGCGCGAGTACGTAAGCGTCAGCCGGGCTACCGGCGAGGATGCCGAGACCGTGATCGGGGACGACACACAGATGCTGGCGTACGCGCACGTGGGGCACAACTCCCGGATCGGGAAGAGTGTCATCATCACCAACGCGACCCAGATATCCGGCCATGTGCTCATCGAGGACCGCGCGGTGTTCGGCGGGCTCGTCGGGGTGGCCCAGTTCTACCGCATCGGCACGATGGCGATGGTGAGTGGCTGTACCGCCATCCGCAAGGACGTGCCCCCCTACATGCTCGTCGAGGGCGATCCCCTGCGGATCGTGACGATCAACCGCGTCGGCCTCACACGGGGGGGGGTGCCGCCGGAGATCCAGCTCAAGCTCCGGCGCGCCCACCGGCTGCTCGTCCGGTCCAGGCTCGACGTCTCACATGCCCTGGAACGGATCGAGGAGGAGTTGCGGGATTGCGATGAGGTGCGGCATCTCGTGACGTTCATCCGCGAAAGCCAGGCGCGGGGGATGGGGATCGGACGGTGA
- the lpxB gene encoding lipid-A-disaccharide synthase — MISAPPRLLIIAGEVSGDHHGALLAAALRRRRPDLAIAGAGGPEMAAAGVDILIESLRWGVFGYVEAYVRLPLFAVRFWTLVRLIDRYRPDLLVLVDFAGMNRELVAHFSGRVPMVYFAPPLTTFRRGASAARMARAAVRLLTVLPFEAETYRRAGADAVFVGDPTVDAVAAAAAPAEQLRVEWAIPPGPVIGLLPGSRIGEIRRLLPPMLDAARNMRGDRAVHYLVPVAAPFLRPEIARAVATVNTPIRLVDGRAVDVMRVADIIAVASGTATAEAACVGVPMVVVYRLSRLTSWIARRFVATPAFYEIGFSIPNIVMGRRIVPELLNEEVTGSRILAEVDRLLTDSSARTRMGLDLAEVRRRLGPPGALDRAAEETLRVLDRSRQVTLR; from the coding sequence GTGATCAGCGCTCCCCCCCGCCTTCTGATCATCGCGGGTGAGGTATCGGGAGACCATCACGGGGCCCTCCTGGCCGCGGCGCTGCGCCGGCGGCGCCCGGATCTCGCGATCGCCGGCGCCGGTGGCCCCGAGATGGCGGCCGCCGGCGTCGACATCCTGATCGAGAGCCTTCGCTGGGGGGTCTTTGGATACGTCGAGGCGTACGTGCGCCTTCCCCTCTTCGCCGTGCGGTTCTGGACCCTCGTTCGCCTGATCGACCGCTACAGGCCTGATCTGCTCGTGCTGGTGGATTTCGCGGGGATGAACCGGGAGTTGGTCGCGCACTTCTCCGGGCGTGTCCCGATGGTGTACTTCGCTCCTCCGCTGACGACCTTTCGTCGGGGCGCCTCAGCAGCACGGATGGCCCGGGCGGCCGTGCGACTGCTGACGGTGCTGCCGTTTGAGGCCGAGACGTACCGGCGCGCCGGCGCGGACGCCGTCTTCGTCGGCGATCCGACGGTGGACGCCGTGGCTGCCGCAGCGGCGCCTGCTGAGCAGCTCCGGGTAGAGTGGGCGATCCCCCCCGGACCGGTCATCGGCCTCCTGCCGGGGAGCCGCATCGGGGAGATCCGGCGTCTGTTGCCTCCCATGCTCGATGCCGCCCGGAACATGCGCGGTGACCGGGCGGTCCATTACCTTGTGCCGGTCGCCGCGCCGTTTCTCCGGCCGGAGATTGCGCGCGCGGTTGCCACGGTCAATACGCCGATCCGCCTTGTCGACGGACGCGCCGTCGACGTCATGCGCGTGGCAGACATCATCGCGGTGGCGTCGGGGACGGCGACGGCGGAAGCGGCGTGCGTCGGCGTCCCGATGGTGGTCGTGTATCGACTCTCCCGCTTGACCTCATGGATCGCGCGCAGGTTCGTGGCCACTCCCGCGTTTTACGAGATCGGGTTCTCGATCCCGAACATCGTCATGGGGCGGCGGATCGTCCCTGAATTGCTGAATGAAGAGGTGACGGGGTCCCGCATCCTGGCGGAGGTGGATCGATTGCTGACGGATTCCAGCGCCCGTACCCGGATGGGGCTCGATCTCGCCGAGGTCAGGCGGCGCCTCGGACCACCCGGGGCGTTGGATCGCGCCGCCGAAGAGACCCTCCGCGTGCTGGACAGGTCCCGGCAGGTCACGCTACGATAG